A region of the Candidatus Methylomirabilota bacterium genome:
ATCAAGGCGGCCATAGCAAAAGCATACGGGACGGTAAAGCCGACATAGCCCGAATAGAGCAAGAGGGGATGGATCAGCATGCTGGTATCTTCTAAGAGGGGATTCAGACCCCGCCCTTCGAGAGGCACGGGGAAGTGTTGTTCAAAGGGATTCGCCGGGATCAGCAACACGAGGATAAAGAAGGCGGAGATGCCCATCAGGACGGCACTCACGTACGGGATGAAATCCCGGTGCTTCCGCCGGTACATGAGGACCACCTGCGCGGCTAACACGCCCTGCATCCAGGCCCAGAGCAACAGCGAGCCTTCCAAAGCTCCCCAGAGGCCGGCGATCTTGTACCAGACCGCGTAATTCCGGCTGCTGTTAAACGCCACATACTCAATGCTGAAGTCGGAGGTGATCAGGGCGTACTCCAGGCTGACCAGAGCGATGGTCACCAGGGCACAGTGGGCCAGGACGGCCCTATAGCCCGACTCGAGGAGGGCCCCTCGGTCCCGCCGACGGCCGAGGACCGCCGCGGCCGCCCCATAGACCGCGACCACGAGCGCCATCCAGAGGGAAACGTTTCCAAGCTGTGCCG
Encoded here:
- the ccsA gene encoding cytochrome c biogenesis protein CcsA translates to MTAQLGNVSLWMALVVAVYGAAAAVLGRRRDRGALLESGYRAVLAHCALVTIALVSLEYALITSDFSIEYVAFNSSRNYAVWYKIAGLWGALEGSLLLWAWMQGVLAAQVVLMYRRKHRDFIPYVSAVLMGISAFFILVLLIPANPFEQHFPVPLEGRGLNPLLEDTSMLIHPLLLYSGYVGFTVPYAFAMAALITGRLTEEWLYITRRWAVTAWVFLTSGIIYGGWWSYHVLGWGGYWAWDPVENASFMPWLA